The Micromonospora violae DNA segment GCGCATCCTCGCAGAGCCGCTCGTACGCCCTGTCGCTGTCGCCGAGGGTCACCTCGCTGAGGAAGTCGTCGGCGGTTTCCCGGATCGGGCCGGCGGCCTGACGGACGGTCTGCAGGTTCCAGGCGGCCAGCCCCGCCACGCCGACGCAGCACAGCGCCACACCGAACCCGGCGAAGGCCAGCCCGGTGCGCATCGGGCGGTGACGCCGGGCCGGTCGGCTCCACGGCTGGCCGGCACCCACGATTACCGACCGTAGAGAACGTGATTGCATTCAAGTGTGACAAGTCGGAAATCGGGGGCAGGTGGTGGGTGGGACTGCCCTGTTCGGACCGGCTACGGATCGTCTACCGTCGGCGCACACCCCCGAGCAGTGCCAGGAGTCGATCGATGAGCCGGTTCGTGCAGCCGATACCACCCCCCGTCGACCCGTACGCCGGCGACGGCCTGCTGCGGTCCTGGCTGGAGCGCCACCTGGGCCCGGACGGACACGCGGCCGCGAAGGGTCGCCTCGCCGACCTGGCCGCCGACGTCACCGGGCCGTTGCGCGCGGCGCACGCCGACGCGGAGGCCCACCCACCGACGCTGGTGCGCTACGACCCGTGGGGCGCGCGGATCGACCGCATCGACA contains these protein-coding regions:
- a CDS encoding DUF4878 domain-containing protein, whose protein sequence is MGAGQPWSRPARRHRPMRTGLAFAGFGVALCCVGVAGLAAWNLQTVRQAAGPIRETADDFLSEVTLGDSDRAYERLCEDARSRWSAIGFTSWVRTPPMVTDYEITDVSVTTRSGRPQGTVTVKVTRDGGLSEERRLPVVREGGDWRVCGDPF